A region from the Indicator indicator isolate 239-I01 chromosome 4, UM_Iind_1.1, whole genome shotgun sequence genome encodes:
- the MADD gene encoding MAP kinase-activating death domain protein isoform X13: MVQKKKICPRLLDYLVIIGARQPSSDSVAQTPELLRRYPLEDHVDFPLPPDVVFFCQPEGCLSVRQKRMSFRDDTSFVFTLTDKDTGVIRYGICVNFYRSFQKRVPKEKAEGTGSHRARDGQKVPKSGDASVPQEEAGTESSESGSSLQAPSTESTPDVNRSPCSKRLAKGSHRSRNSTLTSLCILSHYPFFSTFRECLYTLKRLVDCCSERLLGKKLGIPRGVQRDTMWRIFTGSLLVEEKSSALLHDLREIEAWIYRLLRSPMPVAGQKRVDVEVLPHELQPALTFALPDPSRFNLVDFPLHLPLELLGVDACLQVLTCILLEHKVVLQSRDYNALSMSVMAFVAMIYPLEYMFPVIPLLPTCMASAEQLLLAPTPYIIGVPASFFLYKLDFKMPDDVWLIDLDTNRVIVPTNAESLPALPEPEASELKKHLKQALASMSLNTQPILNLEKFHEGQEVPLLLGKPQNDLQSTPSTEFNPLIYGNDVDSVDVATRVAMVRFFNSPNVLQGFQMHTRTLRLFPRPVVAFQANSFLASRPKQTPFADKLSRTQAVEYFGEWSLNPTNYAFQRIHNNTFDPALIGDKPKWYAHQLQPIHYRVYDSNSQLAEALNVPAEKETDSDPTDDSGSDSVDYDDSSSSYSSLGDFVSEMMKCDINGDTPNVDPLTHAALGDASEVEFDDFQEYSGDLDEQAMDSENSQENNQPRSSSSTTASSSPSTVIHGVNHESADSAETEEKLVAAFSNHLPSLPLQPSFPRLSLDRRDSDSAAGSMSSSEGVVRKQEYDNPYFEPQYGFPAEDEDDEQEESYTPRFNQNLGGSRSQKLLRPNSLKLANDSDADSDSRASSPNSTVSNNSSEGFGGIMSFASSLYRNHSTSFSLSNLALPTKVGRDKNTPFPSLKGNRRALVDQKSSVIKHSPTVKRESPSPQGRTSNSSENQQFLKEVVHNVLDGQGVGWLNMKRVRRLLESEQLRVFVLSKLNRTVQSEEDARQDVIQDVEISRKVYKGMLDLLKCTVLSLEQSYANAGLGGMASVFSLLEIAHTHYYNKEPEKRKRSPTDGSVTPVGKDSASSPRVEPKPAVHLPVPQLMPKAASPTGKGPREFDTRSLKEENFIASIGPEGVKHFDLGETDEKKSQISADSGLSLASGSQKSDFDLLPSGAPAVMVRSTSQDSEVSTVSNSSGETLGADSDLSSNAGDGPSLENGGNLTGSRGTVSDSEIETNSATNSIFAKSHNLKQSVKDSKGSTPGRGPEDGNQRVYLYEGLLGKERSTLWDQMQFWEDAFLDAVMLEREGMGMDQGPQEMIDRYLSLGEHDRKRLEDDEDRLLATLLHNMIAYMLMIKVNKNDIRKKVRRLMGKSHIGLVHSQQINDVLDKLANLSGRELPVRPSGSRHIKKQTFVVHAGTDTTGDIFFMEVCDDCIVLRSNIGTVYERWWYEKLINMTYCPKTKVLCLWRRNGQETQLNKFYTKKCRELYYCVKDSMERAAARQQSIKPGPELGGEFPVQDMKTGEGGLLQVTLEGINLKFMHSQVFIELNHIKKCNTVRGVFVLEEFVPETKEVVSHKYKTPMAHEICYSVLCLFSYVAAIRGREAENKSKPPRPVSS, encoded by the exons ATggtgcagaaaaagaaaatctgcccTCGGTTACTCGACTATCTTGTGATCATTGGAGCCAG GCAGCCAAGTAGTGATAGTGTTGCTCAGACTCCTGAACTGCTGAGACGTTACCCTCTAGAAGACCACGTGGACTTCCCTCTGCCACCTGATGTTGTGTTCTTCTGCCAACCAGAAGGATGTCTGAGCGTGCGGCAAAAACGCATGAGCTTCCGTGACGACACTTCCTTCGTCTTTACGCTCACGGACAAGGATACAGGCGTGATTCGCTATGGAATCTGTGTCAACTTCTACCGCTCCTTCCAGAAGCGAGTAcccaaggagaaggctgaaggcaCAGGGAGTCATCGAGCTCGGGATGGACAGAAAGTCCCCAAATCTGGGGATGCATCTGTACCCCAAGAGGAAGCGGGCACTGAGAGTTCAGAGAGTGGTTCTTCACTGCAGGCTCCAAGTACGGAGTCTACACCAGATGTGAATCGATCACCGTGCAGTAAGCGTCTAGCCAAAGGCAGCCATCGCTCTCGGAACAGCACTCTGACTTCTCTGTGCATCCTTAGTCATTATCCCTTCTTTTCCACCTTTCGTGAATGTCTGTACACCCTCAAGAGACTTGTGGACTGCTGTAGTGAGAGATTGTTGGGCAAGAAGTTGGGGATTCCTCGTGGGGTGCAGAG GGATACAATGTGGCGGATTTTCACAGGCTCCCTGCTGGTGGAAGAGAAGTCCAGTGCATTGCTACATGACTTGCGGGAGATTGAGGCCTGGATATACCGGCTGCTCCGTTCACCCATGCCTGTTGCTGGTCAGAAGCGGGTGGATGTTGAAGTCTTGCCACATGAGTTGCAGCCAGCTTTGACCTTTGCTCTTCCTGATCCGTCCCGCTTCAACTTGGTGGATTTTCCGTTACACCTGCCTTTGGAGTTGTTGGGAGTGGATGCCTGCCTGCAGGTGCTGACCTGCATCCTTCTGGAGCACAAG GTTGTATTACAGTCCCGAGATTATAATGCACTCTCAATGTCTGTGATGGCCTTTGTGGCTATGATCTACCCTTTAGAGTACATGTTCCCAGTGatccctctgcttcccacctGCATGGCCTCTGCAGAACAG TTGCTTCTAGCCCCTACACCTTATATCATTGGTGTTCCAGCAAGTTTCTTCCTTTACAAATTGGATTTTAAGATGCCTGATGATGTGTGGCTTATTGACCTGGATACCAACAGG GTGATTGTTCCCACAAATGCAGAATCcttgccagcactgccagaaccAGAAGCTTCAGAGCTGAAAAAGCATCTGAAACAG GCACTGGCCAGTATGAGTCTGAATACTCAGCCCATTCTTAATCTAGAGAAGTTCCATGAGGGGCAGGAGGTGCCGCTACTGctgggaaaaccacagaatgaTTTGCAGTCTACTCCTTCTACAGAATTCAACCCTCTGATCTATGGCAATGATGTAGACTCAGTGGATGTGGCCACCAG ggTTGCTATGGTGAGATTCTTCAACTCACCAAATGTTTTACAAGGTTTCCAGATGCATACTCGCACTCTTCGTCTCTTCCCACGACCAGTGGTGGCATTCCAGGCAAATTCTTTTCTTGCCTCTAGACCGAAGCAGACACCTTTTGCAGATAAGCTTTCCAGGACTCAGGCAGTAGAATATTTTGGAGAATGGTCACTCAACCCTACTAACTATGCCTTCCAAAGAATTCATAACA ACAcgtttgacccagcactgattgGTGACAAACCAAAGTGGTATGCTCACCAGCTGCAGCCCATCCACTATCGTGTCTATGACAGTAATTCACAGCTGGCTGAAGCACTGAAtgtcccagcagagaaagaaacagattCTGACCCCACTGATGACAG TGGCAGTGACAGTGTTGACTATGACGACTCGAGTTCCTCCTACTCCTCCCTCGGGGACTTTGTCAGTGAGATGATGAAATGCGACATTAATGGTGATACCCCAA ATGTTGACCCCCTGACTCATGCAGCTCTTGGTGATGCTAGTGAAGTGGAATTTGATGATTTTCAAGAATATTCAGGGGACCTGGATGAACAGGCCATGGACAGTGAAAACTCCCAAGAGAACAACCAGCCTCGTTCAAGTTCCAGTACTACAGCCAGtagcagccccagcactgtcATCCATGGAGTGAATCAT GAGTCAGCAGATtcagcagaaacagaagagaagtTGGTTGCTGCATTTTCAAACCATCTCCCTTCCTTGCCACTGCAACCAAGCTTTCCCAGGTTAAGCTTGGATCGTCGTGACAGTGACAGTGCGGCTGGCAGCATGAGCTCCTCAGAAGGGGTGGTGAGGAAGCAAGAGTATGACAATCCATACTTTGAACCACAGTATGGTTTTCCTGCAgaggatgaagatgatgagcAGGAAGAAAGCTACACCCCGAGATTTAACCAGAATCTCGGTGGAAGCAG GTCTCAGAAGTTACTCCGACCAAACAGTTTAAAACTGGCCAATGATTCTGATGCAGATTCAGATTCCAGGGCCAGCTCTCCAAACTCTACTGTCTCCAATAACAGCAGTGAAGGTTTTGGGGGCATCATGTCTTTTGCAA GCAGCCTGTACAGAAACCACAGCACAAGTTTCAGTCTGTCCAACTTAGCCCTACCAACCAAAGTTGGGAGAGACAAGAATACTCCCTTTCCCAGTCTGAAAG GAAACAGGCGAGCCCTTGTGGATCAAAAGTCTTCAGTCATTAAGCACAGCCCAACGGTGAAGAGAGAATCTCCATCGCCTCAGGGACGAACTAGCAATTCCAG TGAGAACCAGCAGTTCCTGAAGGAGGTGGTACACAATGTTCTAGATGGACAAGGTGTTGGCTGGCTAAACATGAAGAGAGTCCGACGTCTGTTGGAGAGTGAGCAGCTCCGTGTCTTTGTGCTAAGCAAGCTGAATCGCACGGTCCAGTCTGAAGAAGATGCTCGACAGGATGTCATACAGGATGTG GAAATCAGCCGCAAGGTCTATAAGGGCATGCTGGACCTGCTGAAGTGCACTgtgttgagcctggagcagTCCTATGCAAATGCTGGCCTGGGAGGCATGGCCAGTGTTTTTAGTCTGCTGGAGATAGCACATACTCACTATTACAACAAAG aaccagaaaaaagaaaacggAGTCCAACAGATGGATCTGTCACTCCAGTTGGAAAGGATTCTGCATCCTCCCCAAGAGTGGAGCCAAAACCTGCAGTGCATCTGCCAGTACCTCAGCTGATGCCAAAAGCAGCAAGCCCTACAGGCAAAGGGCCAAGGGAGTTTGACACAAGGagtttaaaggaagaaaattttattGCTTCCATTG gaCCAGAAGGTGTGAAACACTTTGATTTGGGAGAAAcggatgaaaaaaaatcccaaatcagTGCAGACAGTGGCCTTAGTTTGGCTTCAGGGTCTCAG AAGAGTGATTTCGATTTGCTGCCCAGCGGAGCACCAGCAGTTATGGTCCGAAGTACAAGCCAGGATTCTGAAGTTAGCACA GTTAGTAACAGTTCTGGAGAGACATTAGGAGCAGACAGTGACTTGAGTAGCAATGCTGGTGATGGCCCAAGTTTGGAAAATGGTGGCAATTTGACAGGATCCAGAGGCACTGTGTCAGACAGTGAAATTGAGACAAACTCTGCTACTAACTCTATCTTT GCAAAGTCTCACAATCTGAAGCAGAGTGTGAAGGACAGCAAAGGCAGTACTCCAGGAAGAGGTCCAGAGGATGGGAACCAACGTGTCTATCTCTATGAAGGACTTTTgg GCAAAGAGCGTTCAACTTTATGGGACCAGATGCAGTTCTGGGAAGATGCTTTTTTGGATGCCGTGATGTTAGAGAGAGAAGGAATGGGGATGGACCAGGGACCTCAGGAAATGATAGACAG GTATCTTTCCCTGGGAGAACATGATCGAAAGCGTTTGGAGGATGATGAGGACCGCTTGTTGGCTACACTGCTGCATAATATGATTGCTTATATGCTTATGATAAAG GTGAACAAGAatgacattaggaaaaaggTACGTCGTCTAATGGGAAAATCACATATTGGATTGGTGCACAGCCAGCAAATCAATGATGTCCTGGACAAACTTGCCAATCTG AGTGGACGTGAGCTTCCTGTGAGACCCAGTGGCAGTCGTCACATCAAGAAGCAGACTTTTGTGGTACATGCTGGGACAGACACAACAGGAGACATATTTTTCATGGAG GTATGTGATGATTGCATTGTGCTGAGAAGCAACATCGGAACTGTGTATGAACGTTGGTGGTATGAGAAACTCATCAACATGACTTACTGTCCCAAAACAAAAGTGCTGTGCCTTTGGAGGAGGAATGGTCAGGAAACACAACTGAACAAGTTCTACACAAAGAAG TGTCGGGAATTATACTACTGTGTAAAAGACAGtatggagagagcagcagcaagacagCAAAGCATTAAACCAG GTCCTGAGTTGGGTGGTGAGTTTCCTGTGCAAGATATGAAAACTGGTGAAGGAGGTCTTCTTCAGGTCACACTGGAAGGAATTAACCTGAAGTTTATGCACAGTCAG
- the MADD gene encoding MAP kinase-activating death domain protein isoform X32, with protein MVQKKKICPRLLDYLVIIGARQPSSDSVAQTPELLRRYPLEDHVDFPLPPDVVFFCQPEGCLSVRQKRMSFRDDTSFVFTLTDKDTGVIRYGICVNFYRSFQKRVPKEKAEGTGSHRARDGQKVPKSGDASVPQEEAGTESSESGSSLQAPSTESTPDVNRSPCSKRLAKGSHRSRNSTLTSLCILSHYPFFSTFRECLYTLKRLVDCCSERLLGKKLGIPRGVQRDTMWRIFTGSLLVEEKSSALLHDLREIEAWIYRLLRSPMPVAGQKRVDVEVLPHELQPALTFALPDPSRFNLVDFPLHLPLELLGVDACLQVLTCILLEHKVVLQSRDYNALSMSVMAFVAMIYPLEYMFPVIPLLPTCMASAEQLLLAPTPYIIGVPASFFLYKLDFKMPDDVWLIDLDTNRVIVPTNAESLPALPEPEASELKKHLKQALASMSLNTQPILNLEKFHEGQEVPLLLGKPQNDLQSTPSTEFNPLIYGNDVDSVDVATRVAMVRFFNSPNVLQGFQMHTRTLRLFPRPVVAFQANSFLASRPKQTPFADKLSRTQAVEYFGEWSLNPTNYAFQRIHNNTFDPALIGDKPKWYAHQLQPIHYRVYDSNSQLAEALNVPAEKETDSDPTDDSGSDSVDYDDSSSSYSSLGDFVSEMMKCDINGDTPNVDPLTHAALGDASEVEFDDFQEYSGDLDEQAMDSENSQENNQPRSSSSTTASSSPSTVIHGVNHESADSAETEEKLVAAFSNHLPSLPLQPSFPRLSLDRRDSDSAAGSQKLLRPNSLKLANDSDADSDSRASSPNSTVSNNSSEGFGGIMSFASSLYRNHSTSFSLSNLALPTKVGRDKNTPFPSLKGNRRALVDQKSSVIKHSPTVKRESPSPQGRTSNSSENQQFLKEVVHNVLDGQGVGWLNMKRVRRLLESEQLRVFVLSKLNRTVQSEEDARQDVIQDVEISRKVYKGMLDLLKCTVLSLEQSYANAGLGGMASVFSLLEIAHTHYYNKEPEKRKRSPTDGSVTPVGKDSASSPRVEPKPAVHLPVPQLMPKAASPTGKGPREFDTRSLKEENFIASIGPEGVKHFDLGETDEKKSQISADSGLSLASGSQKSDFDLLPSGAPAVMVRSTSQDSEVSNSSGETLGADSDLSSNAGDGPSLENGGNLTGSRGTVSDSEIETNSATNSIFAKSHNLKQSVKDSKGSTPGRGPEDGNQRVYLYEGLLGKERSTLWDQMQFWEDAFLDAVMLEREGMGMDQGPQEMIDRYLSLGEHDRKRLEDDEDRLLATLLHNMIAYMLMIKVNKNDIRKKVRRLMGKSHIGLVHSQQINDVLDKLANLSGRELPVRPSGSRHIKKQTFVVHAGTDTTGDIFFMEVCDDCIVLRSNIGTVYERWWYEKLINMTYCPKTKVLCLWRRNGQETQLNKFYTKKCRELYYCVKDSMERAAARQQSIKPGPELGGEFPVQDMKTGEGGLLQVTLEGINLKFMHSQVFIELNHIKKCNTVRGVFVLEEFVPETKEVVSHKYKTPMAHEICYSVLCLFSYVAAIRGREAENKSKPPRPVSS; from the exons ATggtgcagaaaaagaaaatctgcccTCGGTTACTCGACTATCTTGTGATCATTGGAGCCAG GCAGCCAAGTAGTGATAGTGTTGCTCAGACTCCTGAACTGCTGAGACGTTACCCTCTAGAAGACCACGTGGACTTCCCTCTGCCACCTGATGTTGTGTTCTTCTGCCAACCAGAAGGATGTCTGAGCGTGCGGCAAAAACGCATGAGCTTCCGTGACGACACTTCCTTCGTCTTTACGCTCACGGACAAGGATACAGGCGTGATTCGCTATGGAATCTGTGTCAACTTCTACCGCTCCTTCCAGAAGCGAGTAcccaaggagaaggctgaaggcaCAGGGAGTCATCGAGCTCGGGATGGACAGAAAGTCCCCAAATCTGGGGATGCATCTGTACCCCAAGAGGAAGCGGGCACTGAGAGTTCAGAGAGTGGTTCTTCACTGCAGGCTCCAAGTACGGAGTCTACACCAGATGTGAATCGATCACCGTGCAGTAAGCGTCTAGCCAAAGGCAGCCATCGCTCTCGGAACAGCACTCTGACTTCTCTGTGCATCCTTAGTCATTATCCCTTCTTTTCCACCTTTCGTGAATGTCTGTACACCCTCAAGAGACTTGTGGACTGCTGTAGTGAGAGATTGTTGGGCAAGAAGTTGGGGATTCCTCGTGGGGTGCAGAG GGATACAATGTGGCGGATTTTCACAGGCTCCCTGCTGGTGGAAGAGAAGTCCAGTGCATTGCTACATGACTTGCGGGAGATTGAGGCCTGGATATACCGGCTGCTCCGTTCACCCATGCCTGTTGCTGGTCAGAAGCGGGTGGATGTTGAAGTCTTGCCACATGAGTTGCAGCCAGCTTTGACCTTTGCTCTTCCTGATCCGTCCCGCTTCAACTTGGTGGATTTTCCGTTACACCTGCCTTTGGAGTTGTTGGGAGTGGATGCCTGCCTGCAGGTGCTGACCTGCATCCTTCTGGAGCACAAG GTTGTATTACAGTCCCGAGATTATAATGCACTCTCAATGTCTGTGATGGCCTTTGTGGCTATGATCTACCCTTTAGAGTACATGTTCCCAGTGatccctctgcttcccacctGCATGGCCTCTGCAGAACAG TTGCTTCTAGCCCCTACACCTTATATCATTGGTGTTCCAGCAAGTTTCTTCCTTTACAAATTGGATTTTAAGATGCCTGATGATGTGTGGCTTATTGACCTGGATACCAACAGG GTGATTGTTCCCACAAATGCAGAATCcttgccagcactgccagaaccAGAAGCTTCAGAGCTGAAAAAGCATCTGAAACAG GCACTGGCCAGTATGAGTCTGAATACTCAGCCCATTCTTAATCTAGAGAAGTTCCATGAGGGGCAGGAGGTGCCGCTACTGctgggaaaaccacagaatgaTTTGCAGTCTACTCCTTCTACAGAATTCAACCCTCTGATCTATGGCAATGATGTAGACTCAGTGGATGTGGCCACCAG ggTTGCTATGGTGAGATTCTTCAACTCACCAAATGTTTTACAAGGTTTCCAGATGCATACTCGCACTCTTCGTCTCTTCCCACGACCAGTGGTGGCATTCCAGGCAAATTCTTTTCTTGCCTCTAGACCGAAGCAGACACCTTTTGCAGATAAGCTTTCCAGGACTCAGGCAGTAGAATATTTTGGAGAATGGTCACTCAACCCTACTAACTATGCCTTCCAAAGAATTCATAACA ACAcgtttgacccagcactgattgGTGACAAACCAAAGTGGTATGCTCACCAGCTGCAGCCCATCCACTATCGTGTCTATGACAGTAATTCACAGCTGGCTGAAGCACTGAAtgtcccagcagagaaagaaacagattCTGACCCCACTGATGACAG TGGCAGTGACAGTGTTGACTATGACGACTCGAGTTCCTCCTACTCCTCCCTCGGGGACTTTGTCAGTGAGATGATGAAATGCGACATTAATGGTGATACCCCAA ATGTTGACCCCCTGACTCATGCAGCTCTTGGTGATGCTAGTGAAGTGGAATTTGATGATTTTCAAGAATATTCAGGGGACCTGGATGAACAGGCCATGGACAGTGAAAACTCCCAAGAGAACAACCAGCCTCGTTCAAGTTCCAGTACTACAGCCAGtagcagccccagcactgtcATCCATGGAGTGAATCAT GAGTCAGCAGATtcagcagaaacagaagagaagtTGGTTGCTGCATTTTCAAACCATCTCCCTTCCTTGCCACTGCAACCAAGCTTTCCCAGGTTAAGCTTGGATCGTCGTGACAGTGACAGTGCGGCTG GGTCTCAGAAGTTACTCCGACCAAACAGTTTAAAACTGGCCAATGATTCTGATGCAGATTCAGATTCCAGGGCCAGCTCTCCAAACTCTACTGTCTCCAATAACAGCAGTGAAGGTTTTGGGGGCATCATGTCTTTTGCAA GCAGCCTGTACAGAAACCACAGCACAAGTTTCAGTCTGTCCAACTTAGCCCTACCAACCAAAGTTGGGAGAGACAAGAATACTCCCTTTCCCAGTCTGAAAG GAAACAGGCGAGCCCTTGTGGATCAAAAGTCTTCAGTCATTAAGCACAGCCCAACGGTGAAGAGAGAATCTCCATCGCCTCAGGGACGAACTAGCAATTCCAG TGAGAACCAGCAGTTCCTGAAGGAGGTGGTACACAATGTTCTAGATGGACAAGGTGTTGGCTGGCTAAACATGAAGAGAGTCCGACGTCTGTTGGAGAGTGAGCAGCTCCGTGTCTTTGTGCTAAGCAAGCTGAATCGCACGGTCCAGTCTGAAGAAGATGCTCGACAGGATGTCATACAGGATGTG GAAATCAGCCGCAAGGTCTATAAGGGCATGCTGGACCTGCTGAAGTGCACTgtgttgagcctggagcagTCCTATGCAAATGCTGGCCTGGGAGGCATGGCCAGTGTTTTTAGTCTGCTGGAGATAGCACATACTCACTATTACAACAAAG aaccagaaaaaagaaaacggAGTCCAACAGATGGATCTGTCACTCCAGTTGGAAAGGATTCTGCATCCTCCCCAAGAGTGGAGCCAAAACCTGCAGTGCATCTGCCAGTACCTCAGCTGATGCCAAAAGCAGCAAGCCCTACAGGCAAAGGGCCAAGGGAGTTTGACACAAGGagtttaaaggaagaaaattttattGCTTCCATTG gaCCAGAAGGTGTGAAACACTTTGATTTGGGAGAAAcggatgaaaaaaaatcccaaatcagTGCAGACAGTGGCCTTAGTTTGGCTTCAGGGTCTCAG AAGAGTGATTTCGATTTGCTGCCCAGCGGAGCACCAGCAGTTATGGTCCGAAGTACAAGCCAGGATTCTGAA GTTAGTAACAGTTCTGGAGAGACATTAGGAGCAGACAGTGACTTGAGTAGCAATGCTGGTGATGGCCCAAGTTTGGAAAATGGTGGCAATTTGACAGGATCCAGAGGCACTGTGTCAGACAGTGAAATTGAGACAAACTCTGCTACTAACTCTATCTTT GCAAAGTCTCACAATCTGAAGCAGAGTGTGAAGGACAGCAAAGGCAGTACTCCAGGAAGAGGTCCAGAGGATGGGAACCAACGTGTCTATCTCTATGAAGGACTTTTgg GCAAAGAGCGTTCAACTTTATGGGACCAGATGCAGTTCTGGGAAGATGCTTTTTTGGATGCCGTGATGTTAGAGAGAGAAGGAATGGGGATGGACCAGGGACCTCAGGAAATGATAGACAG GTATCTTTCCCTGGGAGAACATGATCGAAAGCGTTTGGAGGATGATGAGGACCGCTTGTTGGCTACACTGCTGCATAATATGATTGCTTATATGCTTATGATAAAG GTGAACAAGAatgacattaggaaaaaggTACGTCGTCTAATGGGAAAATCACATATTGGATTGGTGCACAGCCAGCAAATCAATGATGTCCTGGACAAACTTGCCAATCTG AGTGGACGTGAGCTTCCTGTGAGACCCAGTGGCAGTCGTCACATCAAGAAGCAGACTTTTGTGGTACATGCTGGGACAGACACAACAGGAGACATATTTTTCATGGAG GTATGTGATGATTGCATTGTGCTGAGAAGCAACATCGGAACTGTGTATGAACGTTGGTGGTATGAGAAACTCATCAACATGACTTACTGTCCCAAAACAAAAGTGCTGTGCCTTTGGAGGAGGAATGGTCAGGAAACACAACTGAACAAGTTCTACACAAAGAAG TGTCGGGAATTATACTACTGTGTAAAAGACAGtatggagagagcagcagcaagacagCAAAGCATTAAACCAG GTCCTGAGTTGGGTGGTGAGTTTCCTGTGCAAGATATGAAAACTGGTGAAGGAGGTCTTCTTCAGGTCACACTGGAAGGAATTAACCTGAAGTTTATGCACAGTCAG